Proteins encoded in a region of the Streptomyces sp. NBC_00258 genome:
- a CDS encoding ABC transporter substrate-binding protein yields MTELNRRRFLGGVGVTALGAALAACGGSGTGSGGSSLTYMDYDNAEQIANVKKVLAAFRKDSGVKVALDNLSGSGAAIYPGKVRTALLGGSPPDVFRIWGGSIGAPFATAHQVIDLAPYYERYGWDAKLLKGSIGDFTYDGVKYGVPVYASAIGVYYRKDMLAKAGTTVPTSYDELEATNAALVKAGVTPFLAGGKYGWYLMRFFEYFLETVAGPELHDQLLQGKTSWDRTEVVDAFAMLKKWTDKKWFADGVLGLDPSQVESNLVAGKGAMVLDGQWVEGVVATADAATQAEIGTFIPPTGQSTLRFSGFSEGLMIPRGAPNKDQSAKFVDFFLRATSQAQLGNSYSTVKAYEPDAKTSPLSLQWQKWQNEHAHYMIQDQALSAEAANTYFSVQSDVMQGKQSPKDAAKAVATAVSKKG; encoded by the coding sequence ATGACCGAGTTGAATCGACGACGCTTTCTCGGCGGAGTGGGCGTCACCGCCCTGGGCGCAGCGCTCGCCGCCTGCGGTGGCAGCGGTACGGGCAGCGGCGGCTCGTCGCTGACGTACATGGACTACGACAACGCCGAACAGATCGCCAACGTCAAGAAGGTCCTGGCCGCCTTCCGCAAGGACTCCGGCGTCAAGGTCGCCCTCGACAACCTCTCCGGCTCGGGCGCGGCCATCTACCCGGGCAAGGTGCGCACGGCGCTGCTCGGCGGCAGCCCGCCGGACGTCTTCCGCATCTGGGGCGGGTCCATCGGCGCCCCCTTCGCGACCGCCCACCAGGTCATCGACCTCGCGCCTTACTACGAGCGGTACGGGTGGGACGCCAAGCTCCTCAAGGGCAGCATCGGCGACTTCACCTACGACGGCGTCAAGTACGGCGTTCCCGTCTACGCCTCCGCGATCGGCGTCTACTACCGCAAGGACATGCTGGCGAAGGCAGGCACGACCGTGCCCACCAGCTACGACGAACTCGAAGCCACGAACGCGGCACTGGTCAAGGCCGGTGTCACGCCCTTTCTCGCGGGCGGCAAGTACGGCTGGTACCTGATGCGGTTCTTCGAGTACTTCCTGGAGACCGTCGCCGGGCCCGAACTGCACGACCAGCTGCTCCAGGGCAAGACCTCCTGGGACCGGACCGAGGTGGTGGACGCCTTCGCGATGCTCAAGAAGTGGACCGACAAGAAGTGGTTCGCGGACGGCGTCCTCGGGCTCGACCCCTCGCAGGTCGAGTCGAACCTGGTGGCGGGCAAGGGTGCGATGGTCCTGGACGGCCAATGGGTCGAGGGCGTCGTGGCCACCGCCGACGCCGCGACCCAGGCGGAAATCGGCACGTTCATTCCGCCGACCGGCCAGTCCACGCTCCGGTTCTCCGGCTTCAGCGAAGGCCTGATGATTCCGCGCGGCGCCCCGAACAAGGACCAGTCCGCGAAGTTCGTCGACTTCTTCCTGCGCGCCACGTCGCAGGCACAGCTCGGCAACAGCTACAGCACTGTGAAGGCGTACGAGCCGGATGCGAAGACCAGCCCGCTCAGCCTCCAGTGGCAGAAGTGGCAGAACGAGCACGCCCACTACATGATCCAGGACCAGGCGCTGAGCGCCGAGGCCGCCAACACCTACTTCAGCGTCCAGAGCGACGTGATGCAGGGCAAGCAGTCCCCGAAGGACGCCGCCAAGGCCGTGGCCACCGCTGTGAGCAAGAAGGGCTGA
- a CDS encoding sugar-binding transcriptional regulator, translating into MPPRPDLTGGQSVDRLRLIVRVARMYHERELRQSQIAEGLNLSQAGVSRLLRAATELGIVRTIVVSPDGIHSELEDALAERHRLTDVVITDGDDLPDHPALLLRALGSAAAGYLATAFRADDLIGVSTWSETLLAAVDVMQPAKQPACDKVVQLMGGMGDPQGQVRATRLTARLAELAGATPLFVRAPGLVGGAQARLALLRDPSVLEVSQAWARLTTVLVGIGSVEPSPLLRLSGNAVAEEEMERLRDLGAVGDICQRFFDQDGVHVDAGLGERTIGIPVDQLRTVPRRIAVAGGERKYAAVRSAVRGRWITALVTDIGTARRLLDDD; encoded by the coding sequence ATGCCACCGCGCCCCGACCTGACCGGCGGCCAGTCCGTGGACCGACTCCGGCTCATCGTCCGGGTCGCGCGCATGTACCACGAGCGCGAGCTGCGCCAGTCGCAGATCGCCGAGGGCCTGAACCTCTCGCAGGCCGGCGTGTCCCGACTGCTGCGCGCGGCCACCGAGTTGGGGATCGTCCGCACCATCGTGGTCTCGCCCGACGGAATCCACAGCGAGCTGGAGGACGCCCTCGCCGAGCGTCACCGGCTCACGGATGTCGTGATCACGGATGGGGACGACCTGCCCGACCACCCGGCGCTGCTGCTGCGCGCCCTGGGCTCGGCCGCGGCCGGCTATCTGGCGACCGCGTTCCGGGCCGATGACCTCATCGGCGTGTCCACCTGGAGCGAGACCCTGCTGGCCGCAGTGGATGTGATGCAACCCGCGAAGCAGCCTGCCTGCGACAAGGTGGTCCAGCTGATGGGCGGCATGGGCGACCCGCAGGGGCAGGTGCGGGCGACCCGGCTGACGGCCAGGCTCGCCGAACTCGCCGGCGCCACACCGCTGTTCGTCCGCGCACCCGGCCTAGTCGGGGGCGCCCAGGCCCGGCTCGCACTGCTGCGCGACCCGTCGGTGCTCGAAGTCAGCCAGGCCTGGGCGCGGTTGACCACGGTCCTCGTCGGCATCGGCAGCGTGGAGCCCTCTCCCCTGCTGCGGCTGAGCGGCAACGCCGTCGCCGAGGAGGAGATGGAGCGGCTGCGCGACCTGGGCGCCGTCGGCGACATCTGTCAGCGCTTTTTCGACCAGGACGGAGTCCATGTCGACGCGGGCCTCGGCGAGCGCACCATCGGCATCCCCGTGGACCAGCTGCGCACCGTCCCGCGCCGGATCGCCGTGGCCGGGGGCGAGCGCAAGTACGCGGCTGTCCGGAGCGCGGTGCGCGGCCGGTGGATCACCGCACTCGTCACGGACATCGGCACGGCTCGACGCCTGCTGGACGACGACTGA
- a CDS encoding SpoIIE family protein phosphatase has protein sequence MPQGEGLGSRTIPGETVPTTSVPPAGKESAGTQADGQYFATTTNNPVTSESTAPVGRVDGAALSLDRMRLAGAATEHIASGTTVDEVVTALADAAVPQFADGILVYLSTPLQDYETLRPHNLRLAHRTHVPAESSALAPLILLAPEEDLVFTSDGALAEILANIRPIAINDVLSRAALAEIAAGPLPGQFSAIIAPLQCKWQLFGFAVLIRYQRAPYDDADVLVAAQMATHSALGIDRALLARSQEHIADELQRTMLPETLPRPTGVRLAFRYLPAAETARVGGDWYDAIPLPGSRVALVVGDVMGHSMTSAAIMGQLRTTAQTLAGLDLPPQEVLHHLDEQAQRLGTDRMATCLYAVYDPVAHRITIANAGHPPPVLLHLGGRAEVLRVPPSAPVGVGGVDFEAVELDAPAGATLLLYTDGLVESRLRDVWTGIEQLREKLAATAQLTGADHPPPLEALCDEVLDMLGPGDRDDDIALLAARFDGIAPSDVAFWHLDPEAKAPGLARKLTRGALTRWELDSLADSVELLVSELVTNAVRYTSRPITLRLLRSDVLRCEVADDVSQPPRLRHSRTFDEGGRGLFLVNKLSMRWGSSRLATGKIVWFEMALSRETVQS, from the coding sequence GTGCCGCAGGGGGAGGGCTTAGGCAGCCGGACCATCCCCGGCGAGACTGTACCGACGACGTCAGTGCCTCCTGCGGGCAAGGAATCAGCTGGGACGCAAGCTGACGGACAATACTTCGCAACAACTACGAACAACCCTGTGACCAGCGAATCCACTGCACCAGTTGGACGTGTCGACGGTGCAGCGCTGTCGCTGGACCGTATGAGACTTGCCGGCGCCGCCACCGAGCACATCGCTTCCGGAACCACCGTCGACGAAGTGGTCACCGCCCTCGCGGACGCCGCGGTGCCACAGTTCGCCGACGGAATCCTCGTCTACCTCAGCACGCCGCTGCAGGACTACGAAACGCTGCGCCCGCACAATCTGCGCCTTGCCCATCGAACCCACGTTCCAGCGGAGTCCTCCGCCCTGGCTCCGCTGATACTGCTGGCACCCGAAGAAGACCTTGTCTTCACGTCCGACGGTGCGCTGGCCGAGATTCTTGCCAACATCAGGCCCATCGCCATCAATGACGTCCTGTCCCGGGCCGCGCTGGCGGAGATTGCTGCGGGACCGCTTCCCGGACAGTTCAGCGCGATCATTGCTCCTCTCCAATGCAAGTGGCAGCTATTCGGATTTGCCGTCCTCATCCGCTACCAGCGCGCTCCTTACGACGATGCAGACGTGCTGGTCGCAGCTCAGATGGCCACGCACAGCGCGCTCGGTATCGACCGAGCCCTGCTGGCGCGAAGCCAGGAGCACATCGCGGACGAGCTGCAGCGCACGATGCTGCCCGAGACGCTGCCCCGGCCGACCGGTGTGCGGCTGGCGTTCCGCTATCTGCCTGCCGCGGAGACGGCCAGGGTCGGCGGGGACTGGTACGACGCGATTCCGCTGCCCGGCAGCCGGGTCGCCCTCGTCGTCGGTGACGTCATGGGCCACTCCATGACCTCGGCGGCCATCATGGGCCAGCTGCGGACGACCGCGCAGACCCTCGCGGGGCTCGACCTGCCGCCGCAGGAGGTCCTGCACCACCTGGACGAGCAGGCCCAGCGGCTCGGTACCGACCGCATGGCGACCTGCCTGTACGCGGTGTACGACCCGGTCGCGCACCGCATCACCATCGCCAACGCGGGCCATCCCCCGCCCGTCCTGCTCCACCTGGGCGGCCGGGCCGAGGTCCTGCGCGTACCGCCGAGTGCACCGGTTGGTGTGGGCGGGGTGGATTTCGAGGCGGTCGAGCTGGACGCGCCCGCCGGCGCCACCCTGCTGCTCTACACCGACGGTCTGGTCGAGTCGCGGCTGCGTGACGTGTGGACCGGTATAGAACAGCTGCGCGAGAAGCTCGCCGCCACCGCGCAGCTGACCGGCGCCGACCATCCGCCGCCCCTTGAGGCGCTGTGCGACGAGGTGCTCGACATGCTCGGCCCGGGCGACCGGGACGACGACATCGCGCTGCTCGCCGCCCGCTTCGACGGAATCGCGCCCAGCGACGTCGCGTTCTGGCATCTGGACCCCGAGGCCAAGGCCCCTGGCCTGGCCCGGAAACTCACTCGCGGCGCACTGACCCGCTGGGAGCTGGACAGCCTCGCCGACTCGGTCGAACTGCTCGTCAGCGAGCTTGTGACCAACGCTGTGCGCTACACGTCACGGCCGATCACGCTGCGGCTGCTGCGCTCGGACGTGCTGCGCTGCGAGGTTGCTGACGATGTGTCACAGCCTCCCCGGCTGCGTCATTCACGTACCTTCGATGAGGGGGGACGAGGGCTCTTTCTGGTCAACAAGCTTTCCATGCGATGGGGCTCTAGCCGACTTGCCACCGGAAAAATCGTCTGGTTTGAGATGGCTTTGTCTCGGGAGACAGTCCAGAGCTGA
- a CDS encoding DUF4145 domain-containing protein, with translation MTQINSPANLPLIADCPTCRKKVLATVHGEVDVPPDDDLERDDAYRVILVACTTCRTAMVLCSNYLYGPEDWDTPENVWPNGAPVVDAPYRIQRAFQETYRCFHQASAYSATATMARRTLEMICNDQGAVGRNLASKIGWLQQNDKIEGRLLDWATALRFIGNEGAHGHEVKRQDAEDALSFTEALLEYIYVLTAQYEQFSKRRNKTAAKKSVPQPKGPAPQA, from the coding sequence GTGACGCAGATCAACTCACCCGCGAACCTTCCGCTCATCGCAGACTGCCCCACGTGCCGGAAGAAAGTACTCGCTACCGTTCACGGCGAGGTCGACGTGCCACCGGACGATGACCTTGAACGCGACGACGCCTACCGAGTCATACTGGTCGCTTGCACCACGTGCCGGACCGCCATGGTCCTGTGCAGCAACTACCTCTACGGGCCGGAAGACTGGGACACCCCCGAGAACGTCTGGCCCAACGGTGCCCCGGTCGTCGACGCTCCCTACAGGATCCAGCGCGCCTTCCAGGAAACCTACCGGTGCTTCCACCAGGCCAGCGCCTACTCGGCGACAGCAACGATGGCCCGCCGAACCCTGGAAATGATCTGTAACGACCAAGGGGCCGTCGGCCGCAATCTGGCAAGCAAGATCGGGTGGCTGCAGCAGAACGACAAAATCGAAGGCAGGCTCCTGGACTGGGCGACTGCACTGCGTTTCATTGGCAACGAAGGAGCTCACGGTCACGAGGTCAAGCGACAGGACGCCGAAGACGCCCTGTCCTTCACGGAAGCATTGCTGGAGTACATCTATGTGCTCACCGCTCAGTACGAACAGTTCTCAAAGCGTCGGAACAAGACAGCCGCCAAGAAATCCGTGCCTCAGCCGAAGGGTCCAGCACCACAGGCATAG
- a CDS encoding ISAzo13 family transposase, with product MGIPDATRDQLAVKFGVLFPHLDERQRRLLMGAEARALGHGGIRLVAQAAQVSETTVRKGVDELEAGEGPLGRVRRPGGGRKKAAEVDPGLRPALLALVEPDIRGDPISPLRWTTRSTRKLAAELTRQGHKVSADTVGDLLREEGFSLQANAKTIEGAQHPDRDAQFRYINDRAKEHIGAGDPVISVDTKKKELVGDYKNAGREWRPTGEPVLVKTHDFLDRQGPGKAIPYGIYDLAANTGWVSVGTDHDTAEFAVASIRRWWQARGRYDYPHATRLLITADAGGSNGYRTRAWKSELAALASGTGLEITVCHLPPGTSKWNKIEHRLFSHISMNWRGRPLTSHEVIVDSIAATTTRTGLKVEAELDTGTYDTGVKVTDAEIDALAMSRHRFHGDWNYTLRPAGPRPAPHHETESAATTAHPAASPDGVDTQALRDPELTGMTTAELDALVSALIPALAEQREQIRHERRGGERRRRRGAGAKDKLSDADRILATVLCLRKIGTHDLLAQLFGVTGSTLTRAVQEARSLLAEHDHAIHPSTARFRTPTDVAVHLDRYGTHRPKKIKPAC from the coding sequence ATGGGCATCCCTGACGCGACTCGTGACCAACTGGCCGTCAAGTTTGGGGTGTTGTTCCCGCATCTGGACGAGCGGCAGCGTCGGTTGCTGATGGGAGCCGAGGCCCGGGCCCTGGGACACGGCGGTATCCGGTTGGTCGCGCAGGCGGCTCAGGTCAGCGAGACCACTGTTCGCAAGGGCGTGGACGAGTTGGAGGCGGGCGAGGGACCGCTGGGGCGGGTTCGCCGTCCTGGCGGCGGGCGCAAGAAGGCCGCCGAGGTAGACCCGGGGCTGCGGCCGGCTCTGCTCGCACTGGTCGAGCCGGACATACGCGGGGATCCGATATCGCCGCTGCGCTGGACAACCAGGTCGACGAGGAAGCTCGCCGCCGAACTCACCCGCCAGGGGCACAAGGTGAGCGCGGACACGGTCGGGGACTTGCTCCGGGAGGAGGGCTTCAGCCTGCAAGCCAACGCGAAGACCATCGAGGGCGCACAGCACCCTGACCGTGATGCCCAGTTCCGCTATATCAACGACCGGGCCAAGGAACACATCGGTGCCGGGGACCCGGTGATCAGCGTGGACACCAAGAAGAAGGAGTTGGTCGGCGACTACAAGAACGCCGGGCGTGAGTGGCGGCCGACGGGCGAACCAGTGCTGGTCAAAACGCATGACTTCCTGGACCGACAGGGACCGGGCAAGGCGATCCCATACGGCATCTACGACCTTGCGGCGAACACCGGCTGGGTCAGTGTCGGCACCGACCACGACACCGCCGAATTCGCTGTCGCTTCGATCCGCCGCTGGTGGCAGGCCCGCGGCCGTTACGACTACCCGCACGCCACCCGTCTCCTGATCACCGCGGACGCGGGCGGCTCCAATGGCTACCGCACCCGGGCCTGGAAGAGTGAACTGGCCGCTCTCGCCTCCGGAACTGGTCTGGAGATCACTGTCTGTCACCTACCGCCCGGGACCTCGAAGTGGAACAAGATCGAGCACCGACTGTTCTCCCACATCTCCATGAACTGGCGCGGCAGACCGCTGACCAGCCATGAAGTCATCGTGGACAGCATCGCGGCGACCACGACCCGCACCGGTCTGAAAGTCGAAGCTGAACTCGACACCGGCACCTACGACACCGGTGTGAAGGTCACCGACGCCGAGATCGATGCACTGGCAATGAGCCGGCACCGCTTCCATGGCGACTGGAACTACACGCTCCGTCCTGCTGGTCCTCGCCCGGCCCCACACCATGAGACGGAATCCGCAGCAACCACCGCCCACCCGGCCGCGTCCCCGGACGGCGTTGACACCCAAGCCCTCCGCGACCCGGAGCTGACCGGCATGACCACTGCCGAACTCGACGCGCTGGTCAGTGCGTTGATCCCGGCGCTCGCGGAACAACGCGAGCAAATCCGCCACGAGCGCCGGGGCGGCGAGCGCCGACGGCGGCGAGGTGCGGGTGCCAAGGACAAGCTCTCCGACGCAGACCGGATCCTCGCCACCGTGCTCTGCCTCCGCAAGATCGGCACCCACGACCTGCTCGCCCAGCTCTTTGGCGTCACCGGAAGCACTCTCACACGGGCCGTCCAGGAAGCACGCTCGCTACTGGCCGAGCACGATCACGCGATCCACCCCTCAACTGCCAGATTCCGCACCCCGACTGATGTGGCCGTCCACCTCGACCGGTACGGAACACACCGCCCGAAGAAGATCAAACCCGCATGTTGA
- a CDS encoding RNA polymerase sigma factor, whose translation MENIQTGIDRERTARFTALYVRDHPRVRAFVHRRVGNRGAAEELTSDVFRIAWERVAGGEEVGTGWLFVTARNLLSNHHRAATRLAELHRRITDELDRAPASGEDSAVVETLERLPERHRDVLLMRYWDGLSAAEVGEVLGCSGPAVWVRLHRAREAFRGLYTSHSSLSLEESA comes from the coding sequence GTGGAGAATATTCAGACCGGGATCGACCGTGAACGGACCGCACGGTTCACGGCCTTGTATGTCCGCGACCACCCGCGTGTGCGTGCTTTCGTGCACCGGCGGGTGGGGAACCGTGGTGCGGCGGAGGAGTTGACCTCCGACGTCTTCCGGATCGCGTGGGAGCGCGTGGCCGGGGGCGAGGAGGTGGGTACCGGCTGGCTGTTCGTCACCGCGCGGAATCTGCTCAGCAATCACCACCGCGCGGCGACCCGGCTGGCGGAGCTCCATCGGCGTATCACCGACGAGTTGGACCGCGCACCGGCGTCCGGAGAGGACTCCGCCGTGGTGGAGACCCTTGAGCGGCTTCCGGAGCGGCACCGGGACGTGCTGCTCATGCGCTACTGGGACGGGCTCAGCGCGGCTGAGGTCGGTGAGGTCCTCGGGTGCAGTGGGCCGGCGGTCTGGGTCCGGCTGCACCGGGCCCGTGAGGCGTTCCGCGGCCTCTACACCTCGCACTCATCCCTCTCACTCGAGGAGTCGGCATGA
- a CDS encoding MBL fold metallo-hydrolase, whose translation MFTSRVSPAFLGWDLGGIVVRRVDEIEMSPATSQWLLPDATPEHLHHPWLQPDFTDGTAFAMHVHIFAIEVNGKRILVDTGIGNDKPRQIPDANNLQTPLLRWLTAAGFAPDTVDLVITTHMHVDHVGWNTHLVDSRWTPTFPNARYLTDRREWDYWTAAAESDEEVAQVHRDSLRPIRDNGLYDLLDIPASGLEVADGVRLVPTRGHTPGHLSVKLTGTGRNALISGDSLHHPVQLAYPDMGSVGDVDPAEARTTRHHLLTELAGTDDLLLGTHFTHPTSGRVQQRDNRFQLLDASPALLPPASF comes from the coding sequence GTGTTCACAAGCCGTGTATCCCCGGCCTTCCTGGGCTGGGACCTCGGAGGCATCGTTGTGCGCCGAGTCGACGAAATCGAGATGTCACCGGCGACCAGTCAATGGCTGCTGCCCGATGCCACACCGGAACACTTGCACCACCCCTGGCTGCAGCCCGACTTCACCGACGGCACAGCCTTTGCGATGCACGTTCACATCTTCGCGATCGAGGTGAACGGCAAGCGCATCCTGGTCGACACCGGCATCGGCAACGACAAGCCCCGGCAGATACCCGACGCCAACAATCTGCAGACCCCGCTGCTGCGCTGGCTGACCGCCGCGGGTTTCGCCCCGGACACCGTCGACCTGGTGATCACCACGCACATGCACGTCGACCACGTCGGCTGGAACACTCACCTGGTCGACAGCCGCTGGACACCGACCTTCCCGAACGCCCGCTACCTCACCGACCGCAGAGAATGGGACTACTGGACCGCCGCCGCCGAAAGCGACGAGGAAGTCGCCCAGGTGCACCGCGACTCCCTGCGACCCATCCGTGACAACGGCCTGTACGACCTGCTCGACATCCCCGCCTCAGGCCTTGAGGTGGCCGACGGCGTCCGCCTGGTACCGACACGCGGCCACACGCCCGGCCACCTGTCGGTCAAGCTGACAGGCACCGGCCGCAATGCGCTGATCAGCGGCGACAGCCTGCATCATCCCGTGCAACTGGCGTACCCCGACATGGGTAGCGTCGGCGACGTCGATCCCGCCGAGGCACGAACCACCCGCCACCACCTGCTCACCGAGCTGGCCGGTACCGATGACCTGCTGCTGGGCACCCACTTCACGCATCCCACCAGCGGACGCGTCCAGCAGCGGGACAACCGATTCCAGCTGCTGGACGCGTCCCCTGCCCTTCTCCCACCAGCCTCGTTCTAA
- a CDS encoding winged helix-turn-helix transcriptional regulator has product MAVSEQFKDVFAQLPAGSFDKDCPTRPVMAQVTGRWGALIIAALVPGPMRFSGLHRHIGGISQKMLSQYLKSVVRYGLVERLVEPTVPPQVTYSLTPLGRSLAQQLCALLSWFSANTPALEAAQQRYDAAESPAR; this is encoded by the coding sequence ATGGCGGTGAGTGAGCAGTTCAAGGATGTTTTCGCCCAGCTTCCGGCAGGCTCTTTCGACAAGGACTGCCCGACCCGGCCGGTGATGGCCCAAGTGACCGGCAGGTGGGGTGCGTTGATCATCGCTGCGCTGGTTCCTGGACCGATGCGCTTCTCCGGCCTTCACCGGCACATCGGCGGCATCAGCCAGAAGATGCTGTCGCAGTACCTCAAGTCGGTGGTGCGGTACGGGCTGGTCGAACGCCTGGTGGAGCCGACCGTCCCGCCGCAGGTCACCTATAGCCTGACGCCACTCGGGCGGAGCCTGGCGCAGCAGCTGTGCGCGCTGCTGAGCTGGTTCAGCGCCAACACCCCGGCACTGGAGGCCGCCCAGCAACGCTACGACGCTGCCGAATCCCCGGCCCGGTAG